The following coding sequences lie in one Fusarium poae strain DAOMC 252244 chromosome 1, whole genome shotgun sequence genomic window:
- a CDS encoding hypothetical protein (TransMembrane:12 (i44-63o69-92i129-149o169-188i200-219o239-260i281-303o330-353i388-408o414-433i454-475o481-500i)) produces MNHDKISGGILEKGDVTEGDSTTFTEPGSVINASGHSDQLTRQYGLVGLTGIAVTVNNAWVVLGSSISVSILSGGISGVIYGLMVAVFYYAFIGLSLAELSSSCPSSGGVYHWATIAAGPKWGRVTGFYAGWINFYGWMFGLASLVQVAANAGVQCYATLTPAFSPSAWHVYVAYLIVIWLSTFVVIFSNRLVPYTQKLGLILVVVGGLVTIIIVAVMPSKHASSQFVWNSFHENNLTGWNDGVAFMVGVLNGAFTIGTLDAITHMAEEAANPKKDLPRAIFLYISIGGVYALAFAIVLGYAISDLSVLQGNSNTFPLAGIYHQATGSTAATFALLFIILISSLCCVIGTVLTNCRTYWTLARDQAVPFSQYFSRVSTKLGTPVESTFFVAVIASGIGGIPLGSSVGFSNLTGSFIIITTVSYAIPIVSNLLSGRKRFSPGPFHLKRWGSLINAFTILLIILFDVFFCFPVGLPFDGSTMNYNSVILCGLCVLISIWWLVSASKHYPGPSIRQAVPDTEDKDVEN; encoded by the exons ATGAATCACGACAAGATCAGTGGTGGTATTCTCGAAAAAGGGGATGTAACTGAAGGAGATTCCACGACATTTACTGAACCAGGCTCTGTTATTAATGCATCTGGCCACAGCGATCAACTCACTCGACAGTATGGACTCGTAGGGCTGACTGGCATTGCTGTTACAGTCAATAATGCCTGGGTTGTTCTTGGCTCATCCATCTCTGTGTCAATCCTGAGTGGAGGTATTTCTGGAGTCATATATGGACTTATGGTCGCTGTATTCTACTATGCCTTTATCGGCCTGAGCCTTGCTGAG CTTTCATCCTCCTGTCCAAGCTCTGGTGGCGTCTATCACTGGGCTACTATAGCAGCCGGGCCAAAATGGGGCCGAGTCACCGGCTTCTATGCCGGATGGATCAACTTCTATGGCTGGATGTTCGGGCTCGCGTCTTTAGTCCAGGTCGCAGCAAATGCAGGAGTACAGTGTTACGCAACACTCACGCCTGCCTTCTCTCCTTCAGCTTGGCACGTTTACGTCGCATATCTGATCGTGATATGGTTGAGTACCTTTGTTGTCATATTCTCTAATAGACTCGTGCCTTATACTCAGAAACTTGGGTTGATTCTCGTCGTTGTTGGAGGTCTTGTGACAATCATCATCGTCGCAGTCATGCCGTCGAAGCATGCCTCGAGTCAATTCGTCTGGAACTCTTTTCATGAAAACAACCTGACAGGTTGGAATGATGGAGTTGCATTCATGGTTGGAGTTCTGAACGGTGCTTTCACCATTGGGACTCTGGATGCTATCACTCACATGGCGGAAGAGGCTGCCAACCCGAAGAAAGATCTACCCAGGGCCATCTTCCTTTATATTTCCATTGGCGGTGTTTACGCTTTGGCTTTCGCCATTGTTCTTGGATATGCCATCTCGGATCTTTCAGTTCTTCAAGGAAATTCGAACACGTTTCCATTGGCCGGGATTTATCATCAGGCAACTGGAAGCACAGCTGCGACGTTTGCTCTACTCTTCATTATTCTAATATCGTCTCTTTGCTGTGTCATTGGCACAGTCTTGACCAACTGCCGTACTTACTGGACTTTGGCTAGAGATCAAGCAGTGCCGTTTTCGCAGTACTTCAGCAGGGTCAGTACGAAACTTGGAACCCCTGTTGAATCGACCTTCTTCGTGGCAGTCATAGCTTCGGGTATCGGTGGTATTCCTTTGGGAAGCTCAGTCGGGTTCAGTAATCTCACCGGatctttcatcatcatcactacGGTTTCATACGCTATTCCCATTGTTTCGAATCTCCTCAGCGGTCGCAAGAGGTTCTCACCTGGACCTTTTCACCTGAAAAGATGGGGATCCCTGATTAACGCATTCACTATATTGCTTATCATACTTTTTGATGTCTTTTTCTGCTTTC CTGTAGGGTTACCATTCGATGGTTCTACTATGAACTATAACTCAGTAATTCTTTGTGGATTGTGTGTGCTCATAAGTATCTGGTGGCTGGTGTCTGCCTCGAAACACTACCCAGGCCCTTCGATTCGTCAAGCAGTGCCTGATACCGAGGACAAAGATGTGGAAAACTAG